Proteins encoded in a region of the Papio anubis isolate 15944 chromosome 14, Panubis1.0, whole genome shotgun sequence genome:
- the FHL2 gene encoding four and a half LIM domains protein 2 isoform X3, whose product MPGTRKMEYKGSSWHETCFICHRCQQPIGTKSFIPKDNQNFCVPCYEKQHAMQCVQCKKPITTGGVTYREQPWHKECFVCTACRKQLSGQRFTARDDFAYCLNCFCDLYAKKCAGCTNPISGLGGTKYISFEERQWHNDCFNCKKCSLSLVGRGFLTERDDILCPDCGKDI is encoded by the exons GTACCCGCAAGATGGAGTACAAGGGAAGCAGCTGGCATGAGACCTGCTTCATCTGCCACCGCTGCCAGCAGCCAATTGGAACCAAGAGTTTCATCCCCAAAGACAATCAGAATTTCTGTGTGCCCTGCTATGAGAAACAACATGCCATGCAGTGCGTTCAGTGCAAAAAG CCCATCACCACGGGAGGGGTCACTTACCGGGAGCAGCCCTGGCACAAGGAGTGCTTTGTGTGCACCGCCTGCAGGAAGCAGCTGTCTGGGCAGCGCTTCACGGCTCGCGATGACTTTGCCTACTGCCTGAACTGCTTCTGTGACTTGTATGCCAAGAAGTGTGCTGGGTGTACCAACCCCATCAGCG GACTTGGCGGCACAAAATACATCTCCTTTGAGGAACGGCAGTGGCATAACGACTGCTTTAACTGTAAGAAGTGCTCCCTCTCACTGGTGGGGCGTGGCTTCCTCACAGAGAGGGACGACATCCTGTGCCCCGACTGTGGGAAAGACATCTGA